In one Roseburia intestinalis L1-82 genomic region, the following are encoded:
- a CDS encoding fibronectin type III domain-containing protein, whose product MKTKSYVTTLLKFALAFTFAFILLILANVNVEAKTATVTNLKETDIEPYENPDITITWDAVSSGDQTIYYRLETSEDKITWKDEGSYYEPTAKIHAPSGKSVFYARVCAYTAPYDYAYMDDKNLCDIGNWSDTLKVVARISDKTSKITGTKATTASLSFKWAAVSGASGYKVVYYPSGLSDLSKELTTSTNSCTIKNLKEDGSYAICVYALNSNSDFTAVSNTYTETYATTLPKKIRDFKVTTAYPGDASFEWKGINGAKAFQLQITKVSDSKKFKKPIVNETKFYGYLGTYTNSKKIKAGTFYSARVRSYVTLAGTKQKVYSPWSTVITFGTSPKKITAKQSGSGIKINWSKVSGASAYEIYVSTSYDTKTFTKVDTVKSKNTSYTLKKFKKKKLKKNTMYYISVKPVCKVGKKNCSTTVYVSNPTSVFYSK is encoded by the coding sequence ATGAAAACAAAATCTTATGTAACAACCTTATTGAAGTTTGCACTGGCTTTTACTTTTGCATTTATTCTGCTTATTTTGGCAAATGTAAATGTCGAAGCAAAGACTGCAACTGTCACAAATTTAAAAGAAACAGATATTGAGCCTTACGAAAATCCAGATATTACCATTACCTGGGATGCGGTTTCGTCAGGTGACCAGACCATCTATTATCGTCTTGAAACAAGCGAGGACAAAATCACCTGGAAGGATGAAGGTTCCTATTACGAACCGACTGCGAAAATACATGCTCCGTCCGGCAAATCTGTTTTTTATGCGCGTGTCTGCGCCTACACAGCTCCTTACGACTATGCCTATATGGACGATAAAAATCTCTGTGATATTGGAAACTGGTCTGACACCTTAAAAGTTGTTGCACGGATCAGCGATAAAACATCAAAAATTACAGGAACCAAAGCAACCACTGCATCCCTGTCCTTTAAATGGGCAGCCGTTTCCGGTGCATCCGGATATAAAGTTGTATATTATCCAAGTGGTCTTTCCGATCTTTCCAAGGAACTTACCACAAGTACAAATTCCTGTACGATTAAAAACTTAAAAGAAGATGGCTCTTATGCAATCTGCGTTTATGCCTTAAACAGCAATTCTGACTTTACGGCTGTTTCTAATACTTACACAGAAACCTACGCCACAACACTTCCAAAGAAAATACGTGATTTTAAAGTGACAACTGCTTATCCCGGAGATGCCAGCTTTGAATGGAAAGGCATTAATGGTGCCAAAGCATTTCAGTTGCAGATAACAAAAGTTTCTGATTCCAAAAAATTTAAAAAACCGATTGTAAACGAAACAAAATTTTACGGTTACCTTGGAACATATACCAATTCAAAAAAAATCAAAGCAGGCACTTTTTATTCAGCAAGAGTCCGTTCCTATGTCACACTTGCAGGCACTAAGCAAAAAGTTTACAGTCCATGGAGTACCGTCATTACTTTTGGCACCTCGCCTAAAAAGATTACTGCAAAACAGTCCGGCTCAGGAATAAAGATCAACTGGTCAAAAGTTTCCGGTGCTTCCGCATATGAAATATACGTTTCCACAAGCTACGATACGAAAACTTTTACAAAAGTAGACACCGTTAAAAGTAAAAACACCAGCTACACCCTGAAAAAATTTAAAAAGAAAAAGTTGAAAAAAAATACCATGTATTACATCAGTGTCAAGCCGGTCTGCAAAGTCGGAAAGAAAAATTGTTCCACAACCGTTTATGTATCCAATCCTACATCAGTATTTTATAGCAAATAA
- a CDS encoding sensor histidine kinase: protein MSKKIKLHQIKIVVPHSSIRLQLITGFLVPIIFIIIIGVVSYQKSYEGLTQNYEKSALTAIDMTADGRMISVNNPVDSGLIDTAESSSYVKVDGRRYYYMSAESSVTGGKIVVMVPIEYITAGTKDIRDITIAMIVAACIAAMLIATVITAGITRNIRKSIGRLDCVANGDLTVQEKEKRKKGGEFGKLFEALFHTITRM from the coding sequence ATGTCGAAAAAAATAAAACTGCATCAGATAAAAATCGTTGTACCGCACAGCTCGATCCGACTGCAGTTAATAACGGGATTTTTAGTACCCATTATTTTTATTATCATAATAGGTGTTGTTTCGTATCAGAAATCTTATGAGGGACTTACCCAGAACTATGAAAAATCAGCGCTTACAGCCATAGATATGACTGCAGATGGCAGGATGATCAGCGTAAATAATCCGGTTGACAGTGGTCTGATAGATACAGCAGAAAGTAGCAGTTATGTAAAAGTGGATGGCAGACGTTATTATTATATGAGTGCAGAGAGTTCCGTGACAGGTGGAAAAATTGTTGTGATGGTGCCGATTGAGTACATTACCGCAGGAACGAAAGATATCCGGGATATCACGATCGCTATGATCGTTGCGGCATGCATTGCAGCCATGCTTATTGCAACCGTGATCACGGCAGGCATTACGCGCAATATCAGAAAAAGTATCGGAAGACTTGATTGTGTGGCAAACGGAGATCTTACGGTACAGGAAAAAGAGAAACGGAAAAAAGGTGGAGAGTTTGGAAAACTTTTCGAGGCATTATTTCATACCATTACAAGAATGTGA
- a CDS encoding NAD(P)/FAD-dependent oxidoreductase: MYDVIIIGAGVSGAAAARELSRYNAKVCVIEKEEDVCCGTSKANSAIVHAGYDAKEGSLMAKLNVRGNALMEQLSKDLDFPFKRIGSLVVCKDEEDMPNLKALYDRGVVNGVPGLRILSKEEVHEMEPNLEDDICAALYAPSAGIVCPFNLNIALAENANVNGVEFKFDTEVTDLKKSGDIWEVHTNQGVFETKYVVNAAGVYADKFHNMVSEKKIHITPRRGDYCLLDKSAGSHVSHTVFALPGKYGKGILISPTVHGNLLLGPTAIDIEDKEVTNTTREGLDQVIAGANLNVKNIPMRQVITSFAGLRAHEDGHEFIIEEVADAKGFIDCAGIESPGLTSSPAIGEMVADLLKEKMHLEEKKDFIATRKGVLNPNTLSKEERAALIKEKPEYGNIICRCEMITEGEIIDAIRRPLGAKSLDGVKRRTRAGMGRCQAGFCSPRTMEILARERGVSQSEITKSGGNSRIIVGTNKDSL, from the coding sequence ATGTATGACGTAATTATCATCGGAGCCGGTGTATCCGGCGCAGCAGCGGCGAGAGAATTGTCGCGTTATAATGCAAAAGTATGTGTGATAGAGAAAGAGGAAGATGTCTGCTGCGGCACATCCAAGGCAAACAGTGCAATCGTACATGCGGGATATGATGCAAAAGAAGGTTCCCTGATGGCAAAATTAAATGTACGGGGAAATGCCTTGATGGAGCAGCTTTCCAAAGATCTTGATTTTCCGTTTAAGCGGATAGGTTCTCTGGTTGTCTGCAAGGACGAGGAGGATATGCCGAATCTGAAAGCACTGTATGACCGTGGCGTGGTAAACGGTGTGCCGGGGCTGCGTATTTTATCCAAAGAGGAAGTGCATGAGATGGAGCCGAATCTTGAGGATGATATCTGCGCAGCATTGTATGCGCCAAGCGCCGGGATCGTGTGTCCGTTCAACCTGAATATCGCATTGGCTGAGAATGCGAATGTAAATGGTGTGGAATTTAAGTTTGACACAGAAGTAACCGATTTGAAAAAGTCGGGAGATATCTGGGAAGTCCACACAAATCAGGGTGTGTTCGAGACAAAATATGTGGTCAATGCAGCCGGTGTCTATGCGGACAAATTTCACAACATGGTCAGTGAAAAGAAAATCCATATTACGCCAAGACGCGGTGATTACTGCCTGCTTGACAAGAGTGCCGGAAGCCATGTAAGTCATACGGTCTTTGCGCTGCCGGGCAAATATGGAAAAGGAATCCTCATTTCGCCGACGGTGCATGGCAACCTGCTGTTAGGGCCTACCGCCATTGACATTGAGGATAAAGAGGTAACCAACACCACAAGAGAAGGCCTGGATCAGGTGATTGCCGGTGCAAACCTGAATGTAAAAAATATTCCGATGCGTCAGGTCATCACATCTTTTGCCGGACTTCGTGCACATGAGGATGGTCATGAGTTTATTATTGAAGAGGTTGCCGATGCAAAAGGATTTATCGACTGCGCCGGAATCGAGTCACCGGGACTTACGAGCAGTCCTGCGATCGGAGAGATGGTTGCAGATCTGTTAAAAGAGAAAATGCATTTGGAAGAGAAAAAAGATTTCATTGCAACACGCAAGGGTGTATTAAATCCAAACACATTAAGTAAAGAGGAAAGAGCGGCATTAATTAAGGAAAAACCGGAGTATGGAAACATTATCTGCCGCTGTGAGATGATCACAGAGGGAGAAATCATCGATGCCATCAGACGTCCGCTCGGTGCAAAATCGTTAGATGGTGTCAAACGCCGGACGAGAGCCGGAATGGGACGGTGTCAGGCGGGTTTCTGTTCACCGAGAACCATGGAGATTTTAGCAAGAGAGCGCGGTGTGAGCCAGTCTGAGATTACAAAATCAGGCGGAAATTCAAGGATTATTGTCGGAACCAACAAGGACAGTCTGTAA
- a CDS encoding DUF1667 domain-containing protein, with product MEEKNLICIGCPMGCPLTVKMENGEVVSVTGNTCKRGDIYARKEVTNPTRIVTSTVRITGGSEAMVSVKTKEDIPKGKIFDCVKALKNVEVAAPVHIGDVLVKDVAGTGVDVIATKNVE from the coding sequence ATGGAAGAGAAAAATTTAATCTGTATCGGTTGTCCGATGGGCTGTCCGCTGACTGTAAAAATGGAGAACGGTGAAGTTGTCAGTGTTACAGGGAATACCTGTAAGCGCGGTGATATCTATGCGAGGAAGGAAGTGACAAATCCAACCAGAATCGTTACCTCTACAGTAAGGATCACCGGCGGAAGCGAAGCGATGGTTTCTGTAAAGACGAAAGAGGATATTCCGAAAGGAAAAATATTTGACTGTGTCAAAGCATTGAAAAATGTTGAGGTTGCTGCCCCGGTGCACATCGGGGATGTGCTTGTGAAAGATGTTGCAGGGACAGGTGTGGATGTGATCGCAACGAAAAATGTGGAGTAA
- a CDS encoding TIGR03915 family putative DNA repair protein yields MKTLFSLKNSARMGINMYTFICEDSPNGIFSGIYDAWDFKVNQNKKYPAGSTATDTSSRIYPHACSHEDIHVVCHEPDNYQLFYEYIHVETSTEKSDKVARTIQCRLGSEFYDAILNAILSIVPAKKNDLDKADAIYHTLVLGLNTAAGARAIHDLSNPYVHRLFTLSRATANEAHHLLGFLRFSELENGVLFSTIHPKNNALPILAEHFTDRLPQENFMIYDENRQLAAVHAAGKNFMLVDASGIDQDLLKRTSEKESAYQKLWLAFFDQIAIQARINPKLQAQNIPKRFWSDTPELAKK; encoded by the coding sequence ATGAAAACGTTGTTTTCATTGAAAAACAGCGCAAGAATGGGGATTAATATGTACACATTTATCTGCGAAGATTCTCCCAACGGAATTTTTTCCGGCATTTATGATGCGTGGGATTTTAAAGTAAATCAAAATAAAAAATATCCTGCCGGCAGCACAGCGACTGACACTTCTTCCCGCATATACCCGCATGCCTGCTCGCACGAAGATATCCACGTTGTCTGCCATGAGCCGGACAATTATCAACTGTTTTATGAGTATATCCATGTGGAAACTTCCACAGAAAAATCAGATAAAGTCGCCCGTACCATCCAGTGCAGGCTTGGCAGTGAATTTTACGATGCCATTTTAAATGCGATCCTCTCCATTGTTCCCGCGAAAAAGAATGACTTAGACAAAGCCGACGCTATTTACCACACTCTTGTACTTGGTCTGAATACAGCCGCCGGAGCACGCGCCATCCATGATCTCTCCAATCCTTATGTCCACCGCCTGTTTACATTGTCGCGCGCTACCGCAAACGAAGCGCATCACCTGCTCGGCTTTCTTCGTTTTTCGGAACTGGAAAATGGTGTTTTATTCTCCACGATCCATCCAAAAAATAATGCCCTGCCGATATTAGCAGAGCACTTCACCGATCGTCTCCCACAGGAGAATTTTATGATATATGATGAGAACCGGCAGCTGGCCGCAGTCCATGCCGCCGGCAAGAACTTCATGCTGGTGGATGCCTCCGGCATAGATCAGGACCTTTTAAAACGTACCTCCGAAAAAGAGTCTGCGTATCAGAAACTGTGGCTGGCCTTTTTTGACCAGATTGCGATCCAGGCACGGATCAATCCAAAACTTCAGGCACAGAACATTCCGAAGCGCTTCTGGAGTGATACACCGGAACTTGCAAAAAAATAA
- a CDS encoding NAD(P)/FAD-dependent oxidoreductase, with protein MKTYDIVIIGGGPAGLAAAVSAKNNGIDDILILERDKELGGILNQCIHNGFGLHTFKEELTGPEYAGRFISQVKDLGIEYKLNTMVMDISHEKVVTAMNREDGLFEIQAKAVILAMGCRERPRGALNIPGYRPAGIYSAGTAQRLVNIEGFMPGREVVILGSGDIGLIMARRMTLEGAKVKVVAELMPYSGGLKRNIVQCLDDYGIPLKLSHTVVDIKGKERVEGITLAEVDSKGKPIPGTEEEYSCDTLLLSVGLIPENEISKGMGVDMNPVTSGPKVNESLETNIPGVFACGNVLHVHDLVDFVSEEAKTAGKNAAAYVKADGVKAARDNDIVLNPIEGVRYTVPGTINVANMDEQITVRFRVGGVYKNCYVSAYFDDERVIHRKRPVVAPGEMEEIKLTKEQLLQYPDLKTITVKIEQE; from the coding sequence ATGAAAACATATGATATCGTAATCATCGGAGGTGGACCGGCAGGGCTTGCGGCTGCTGTTTCTGCAAAAAATAACGGAATCGATGACATATTAATTTTAGAGAGAGACAAAGAATTAGGCGGAATTTTAAACCAGTGTATCCACAATGGATTTGGACTGCATACATTTAAGGAAGAACTGACAGGACCTGAGTATGCGGGCAGATTTATTTCACAGGTAAAAGATCTGGGCATTGAATATAAATTAAATACTATGGTCATGGATATCAGCCATGAGAAAGTCGTTACGGCGATGAACCGTGAGGATGGCCTGTTTGAGATCCAGGCAAAAGCAGTCATTCTTGCTATGGGATGCCGCGAGAGACCGAGAGGCGCGTTAAATATTCCGGGATACCGCCCGGCGGGAATTTACTCCGCAGGAACGGCACAGCGTCTGGTAAACATCGAAGGCTTTATGCCGGGACGTGAAGTCGTCATTTTAGGTTCCGGTGATATCGGACTGATCATGGCAAGGCGAATGACACTTGAGGGTGCAAAGGTTAAGGTCGTGGCAGAATTAATGCCATATTCCGGCGGTCTGAAACGTAATATTGTGCAGTGTCTGGATGATTACGGAATCCCGTTAAAGTTAAGCCACACGGTTGTGGACATTAAGGGAAAAGAGCGTGTAGAAGGAATCACGTTAGCTGAGGTTGACAGTAAAGGAAAACCGATTCCGGGGACCGAAGAAGAATATAGCTGCGATACGCTGTTGCTTTCGGTAGGACTAATCCCGGAAAATGAGATTTCCAAAGGCATGGGTGTCGACATGAACCCGGTTACTTCCGGACCGAAGGTCAATGAGAGCCTTGAGACAAATATTCCGGGTGTATTTGCCTGTGGAAATGTGCTGCATGTGCATGATCTGGTGGATTTCGTGTCCGAGGAAGCAAAGACAGCCGGAAAAAATGCGGCAGCTTATGTGAAAGCAGATGGCGTGAAGGCAGCAAGAGATAACGACATTGTTTTAAATCCGATCGAGGGTGTCCGGTATACGGTGCCGGGAACCATCAATGTTGCTAATATGGATGAGCAGATCACAGTCCGTTTCCGTGTGGGCGGTGTATACAAGAACTGTTACGTCAGCGCTTATTTTGATGATGAGAGAGTCATTCACAGAAAACGTCCGGTCGTGGCACCGGGAGAAATGGAAGAGATTAAACTGACAAAAGAGCAGCTTTTGCAGTACCCGGATCTAAAGACGATTACAGTGAAAATCGAGCAGGAATAA
- a CDS encoding DUF6056 family protein: protein MKEKIQKVFRQNIPFVVVFVTALIWHLVIKISAGDDVVYFQTLMDGRSIWEILAHRYATWSSRMAIEFVLIPLVQVPWLWKILDIIVFTLIPVLLYRLLFLNPEKYLDMECNINKTAGKWLVCAFMLLYPFSDMVSAGWIATTVNYLWPLLGLLYIALLLQKLAQKGHVHWYEGAGGVVSCIFCSSQEQVAAILLVLLFLAMVYSWRRKKSGSLWIYGYAVIDVISLFTILRCPGNGIRSMQEVEGRMPEFAYFSVWEKIYMGAANIERIFVAQVNSIFLIVSAVLAVLVGLKTKNLIKTLLSSVPVFCILGYALIRTGHPWYEKIFIIPKQTAEWNFKDPANWFPVIFLIVTVAGMSYALFCLMKEKLETYFYTIAILGVGLASGIVMGFSPTIYASADRPYIYLYFILMAVCLFCIRQMRGQIRKEVPVLVLNMSAVILGLFCMVNIAETLWMCHIM from the coding sequence GTGAAAGAAAAAATACAAAAGGTATTCAGGCAAAATATTCCATTTGTGGTGGTGTTTGTGACGGCGCTCATCTGGCATCTGGTCATTAAAATTTCTGCGGGGGATGATGTTGTCTATTTTCAGACTCTGATGGATGGAAGAAGTATCTGGGAAATCTTAGCACACCGCTATGCGACATGGTCTTCAAGAATGGCAATCGAATTTGTACTTATCCCGTTGGTACAGGTTCCATGGCTGTGGAAGATACTGGATATTATTGTTTTTACATTGATTCCTGTATTATTATACCGCTTATTATTCTTGAATCCGGAAAAATATCTGGATATGGAATGTAACATAAATAAAACGGCAGGTAAATGGCTTGTCTGTGCATTTATGCTGCTTTATCCATTTTCTGATATGGTGTCAGCAGGCTGGATCGCGACAACGGTCAATTATCTGTGGCCGCTTCTTGGGTTATTATACATTGCCCTGCTCTTACAGAAACTGGCGCAGAAAGGACATGTACACTGGTATGAAGGTGCAGGCGGTGTGGTTTCCTGCATTTTTTGCAGCAGTCAGGAGCAGGTTGCTGCAATTTTGCTGGTGCTGCTGTTTCTTGCCATGGTTTATAGCTGGCGCAGAAAGAAGTCTGGAAGTCTGTGGATCTACGGATATGCAGTCATTGATGTGATCTCGCTTTTTACGATTCTGCGCTGCCCGGGAAACGGTATTCGCAGTATGCAGGAAGTGGAAGGACGTATGCCGGAATTTGCATACTTTTCCGTTTGGGAAAAAATATATATGGGGGCTGCAAATATAGAACGCATTTTTGTTGCGCAGGTCAACAGTATTTTCCTGATCGTCTCGGCCGTGCTTGCCGTATTGGTCGGACTGAAAACAAAAAATTTGATAAAAACGCTGCTGTCATCTGTTCCGGTATTTTGTATCCTTGGATATGCACTGATCCGCACCGGGCATCCGTGGTATGAAAAAATATTTATCATACCAAAGCAGACAGCGGAATGGAATTTTAAAGATCCTGCGAACTGGTTCCCGGTGATATTTTTGATCGTGACGGTGGCAGGAATGTCCTATGCACTGTTTTGCCTGATGAAAGAAAAGCTGGAAACGTATTTCTATACGATTGCCATACTTGGTGTCGGGCTTGCATCCGGTATTGTCATGGGTTTTTCGCCGACGATCTATGCATCGGCGGACCGGCCGTATATTTACCTGTATTTTATTCTGATGGCGGTCTGTCTTTTCTGTATCAGACAGATGCGCGGGCAGATCAGAAAAGAAGTGCCGGTACTGGTCTTAAATATGTCTGCAGTAATATTGGGATTGTTTTGTATGGTTAACATTGCGGAAACGCTCTGGATGTGTCATATCATGTAA
- a CDS encoding TatD family hydrolase, with translation MIFETHAHYDDERFEEDRDALITSMPGRGVGTIINVGASIESTKTTLALSEKYPFVYAAVGVYPSDISGLNEETFAWLKEQTKKEKVAAVGEIGLDYYWDKEPEVQKQQRYWFAEQMKMAREASLPVIIHSRDAAADTMEVMKSVHAEEIPGVIHCYSYSKEMAQEFIKMGYYIGVGGVVTFKNAKKLKETVQEIPLDRILLETDCPYMAPEPHRGERNDSSYIPFVIKKIAELRGITPEEVEQATRANAERLFRNKDIIYKKE, from the coding sequence ATGATATTTGAAACACATGCACACTATGATGATGAACGGTTTGAGGAGGACAGGGATGCGCTGATCACATCTATGCCAGGGCGTGGTGTAGGAACGATTATCAATGTCGGTGCCTCAATCGAATCTACCAAAACAACGCTTGCACTGTCGGAGAAGTATCCGTTTGTCTATGCAGCAGTCGGTGTATATCCGAGCGATATCAGTGGCCTGAATGAGGAAACATTTGCATGGCTGAAAGAGCAGACCAAAAAAGAAAAAGTAGCTGCGGTCGGAGAGATCGGGCTGGATTATTACTGGGATAAAGAACCGGAAGTACAAAAACAGCAGAGATACTGGTTTGCGGAACAGATGAAAATGGCAAGAGAAGCGTCACTTCCTGTCATCATCCATTCCAGAGATGCGGCAGCGGATACTATGGAAGTGATGAAATCAGTACATGCGGAGGAGATACCGGGAGTGATCCACTGTTATTCTTATTCGAAAGAGATGGCACAGGAATTTATAAAAATGGGATATTATATCGGTGTCGGCGGTGTTGTGACTTTTAAAAATGCGAAAAAGTTAAAGGAGACCGTACAGGAGATCCCGCTTGATCGGATCCTTCTTGAGACGGACTGTCCGTATATGGCGCCGGAGCCGCACCGCGGGGAGCGAAACGATTCTTCATACATCCCGTTTGTGATTAAAAAGATCGCAGAATTAAGAGGGATCACGCCGGAGGAAGTAGAACAGGCGACGAGGGCAAATGCGGAAAGGCTGTTTCGTAATAAGGATATTATTTACAAAAAAGAATAG
- the metG gene encoding methionine--tRNA ligase, whose product MSSKGKFYMTTAIAYTSGKPHIGNTYEIVLADAIARFRRQEGYDVYFQTGTDEHGQKIQEKAEKAGITPKEYVDNVAGEVKRIWDLMNTSYDNFVRTTDEDHEKQVKKIFKKLYDKGDIYKGSYEGLYCTPCESFWTESQLVDGKCPDCGREVQPAKEEAYFFKMSKYADKLINYINEHPEFIQPVSRKNEMMNNFLLPGLQDLCVSRTSFSWGIPVDFDPKHVVYVWLDALTNYITKIGYDADGNSSDLFNKNWPADLHLIGKDIIRFHTIYWPIFLMALDLPLPKQVFGHPWLLQGGEKMSKSKGNVIYADDMADLFGVDATRYFVLHEMPFENDGIITWDLVIERYNSDLANILGNLVNRTISMSNKYFDGVVKSTGVTEEVDADLKAVVTSARDKVAEKMKNLRVADAITEVFNLFRRCNKYIDETAPWVLAKDEAAKDRLAEVLYNLVESITIGACLLKSFLPETADRILAQLNAGMREYDDLDKFGLYENGNKVTDKPEILFARLDAKEIMPKIDAIREAQKAEFEAEQKALGGLPETTEESGEAIDIEAKPEIEYDDFMKMQFQVGEIISCEAVPKSKKLLCSQVKIGSQVKQIVSGIRKYYTPEEMVGKKVMVLVNLKPAKLAGVLSEGMLLCAEDAEGNLALMTPEKAMPSGAEIC is encoded by the coding sequence ATGAGCAGCAAAGGAAAATTTTATATGACAACAGCGATTGCCTACACATCCGGCAAGCCGCACATTGGAAATACCTACGAGATCGTACTTGCAGATGCGATCGCAAGATTCCGCCGTCAGGAAGGTTATGATGTTTACTTCCAGACCGGAACGGACGAACATGGTCAGAAGATCCAGGAGAAGGCCGAGAAGGCCGGGATCACTCCGAAAGAGTATGTGGACAATGTAGCCGGAGAGGTAAAACGCATCTGGGATCTGATGAACACTTCCTATGATAATTTTGTCCGTACAACCGATGAAGACCATGAGAAACAGGTAAAAAAGATCTTCAAAAAATTATACGATAAAGGTGACATCTACAAAGGTTCCTACGAGGGACTTTACTGTACTCCGTGTGAATCTTTCTGGACAGAGTCACAGCTTGTGGATGGGAAATGCCCGGACTGCGGACGTGAGGTCCAGCCGGCAAAAGAGGAGGCATATTTCTTTAAAATGAGCAAATATGCTGACAAACTCATCAACTACATCAATGAGCATCCGGAATTTATCCAGCCGGTTTCCAGAAAAAATGAGATGATGAACAACTTCTTACTTCCGGGATTACAGGATCTGTGCGTCTCCAGAACATCATTTTCCTGGGGCATTCCGGTAGATTTCGATCCAAAACATGTCGTTTATGTGTGGCTGGACGCTCTGACCAACTATATCACCAAGATTGGATACGATGCAGACGGCAATTCCAGTGATCTGTTCAACAAGAACTGGCCTGCAGACTTACATCTGATCGGAAAAGACATCATCCGTTTCCATACGATCTACTGGCCGATCTTTTTGATGGCACTGGATCTGCCGCTGCCAAAACAGGTGTTTGGTCATCCGTGGCTTTTACAGGGCGGCGAGAAGATGAGCAAGTCTAAAGGAAACGTGATCTACGCAGATGATATGGCTGATTTATTCGGCGTGGATGCAACACGTTACTTTGTATTACACGAGATGCCGTTTGAAAATGACGGAATCATTACCTGGGATCTTGTCATCGAGCGTTACAACTCTGACCTTGCTAATATCCTTGGAAACCTTGTAAACCGTACCATTTCCATGAGCAATAAATATTTTGACGGTGTGGTAAAGAGCACAGGTGTGACAGAGGAAGTTGATGCAGACTTAAAGGCAGTTGTGACATCTGCGAGAGATAAAGTTGCAGAGAAGATGAAAAATCTGCGTGTTGCAGATGCAATCACAGAGGTATTTAACTTATTCCGCCGCTGCAACAAATACATTGATGAGACTGCACCGTGGGTACTTGCAAAGGACGAGGCAGCAAAAGACCGGCTGGCAGAAGTACTTTATAATCTGGTAGAGTCCATCACGATCGGAGCATGTCTGTTAAAGAGCTTCTTACCGGAGACAGCAGACCGTATCTTAGCGCAGCTGAATGCAGGTATGCGTGAATATGATGATCTGGACAAATTCGGACTTTATGAGAATGGAAATAAAGTGACAGACAAACCGGAGATCCTTTTTGCACGTCTGGATGCAAAAGAGATCATGCCAAAGATCGATGCGATCCGTGAAGCACAGAAAGCAGAGTTTGAGGCAGAGCAGAAGGCGCTTGGCGGACTGCCGGAGACTACAGAGGAATCAGGCGAAGCAATCGATATCGAGGCAAAACCGGAGATCGAATATGATGATTTTATGAAAATGCAGTTCCAGGTCGGAGAGATCATTTCCTGTGAAGCAGTGCCGAAGTCAAAGAAATTATTATGTTCCCAGGTAAAAATCGGAAGTCAGGTAAAACAGATCGTTTCCGGTATCCGCAAATACTATACACCGGAAGAGATGGTCGGCAAAAAAGTAATGGTACTTGTGAACTTAAAACCTGCAAAACTTGCCGGAGTTTTATCTGAGGGAATGCTCTTATGTGCAGAAGATGCAGAGGGTAATCTTGCACTGATGACACCGGAAAAAGCAATGCCGAGCGGAGCTGAGATCTGCTAG